The Macaca thibetana thibetana isolate TM-01 chromosome 11, ASM2454274v1, whole genome shotgun sequence genome window below encodes:
- the LOC126931047 gene encoding keratin, type II cuticular Hb5 isoform X1 produces MSCRSYRISSGCGVTRNFSSCSAVAPKTGNRCCISAAPYRGVSCYRGLTGFGSRSLCNLGSCGPRIAVGGFRAGSCGRSFGYRSGGVCGPSPPCITTVSVNESLLTPLNLEIDPNAQCVKQEEKEQIKSLNSRFAAFIDKVRFLEQQNKLLETKWQFYQNQRCCESNLEPLFSGYIETLRREAECVEADSGRLASELNHVQEVLEGYKKKYEEEVALRATAENEFVVLKKDVDCAYLRKSDLEANVEALVEESSFLRRLYEEEIRVLQAHISDTSVIVKMDNSRDLNMDCIVAEIKAQYDDVASRSRAEAESWYRSKCEEMKATVIRHGETLRRTKEEINELNRMIQRLTAEIENAKCQRAKLEAAVAEAEQQGEAALSDARCKLAELEGALQKAKQDMACLLKEYQEVMNSKLGLDIEIATYRRLLEGEEHRLCEGVGSVNVCVSSSRGGVSSGGLSYSTTPGRQITSGPSAIGGSFTVMAPDSCAPCQPRSSSFSCGSSRSVRFA; encoded by the exons ATGTCGTGCCGCTCCTACAGGATCAGCTCAGGATGCGGGGTCACCAGGAACTTCAGCTCCTGCTCAGCTGTGGCCCCTAAAACTGGCAACCGCTGCTGCATCAGCGCCGCCCCCTACCGAGGGGTGTCCTGCTACCGGGGGCTGACGGGCTTCGGCAGCCGCAGCCTCTGCAACCTGGGCTCCTGCGGGCCCCGGATAGCTGTGGGTGGCTTCCGCGCCGGCTCCTGCGGACGCAGCTTTGGCTACCGCTCCGGGGGCGTGTGCGGGCCCAGCCCCCCATGCATCACTACCGTGTCTGTCAATGAGAGCCTCCTCACGCCCCTCAACCTGGAGATTGACCCCAACGCGCAGTGTgtgaagcaggaggagaaggagcagatcAAGTCCCTCAACAGCAGGTTCGCAGCCTTCATCGACAAG GTGCGCTTCCTGGAGCAGCAGAACAAGCTGCTGGAGACCAAATGGCAGTTCTACCAGAACCAGCGCTGCTGCGAGAGCAACCTGGAGCCACTGTTCAGTGGCTACATTGAGACTCTGCGGCGGGAGGCCGAGTGCGTGGAGGCCGACAGCGGGAGGCTGGCCTCAGAACTCAACCACGTGCAGGAGGTGCTGGAGGGCTACAAGAAGAA GTATGAAGAGGAGGTGGCCCTGAGAGCCACGGCAGAGAATGAGTTTGTGGTTCTAAAGAAG GACGTGGACTGCGCCTACCTGCGGAAATCAGACCTGGAGGCCAATGTGGAGGCCCTGGTGGAAGAGTCTAGCTTCCTGAGGCGCCTCTATGAAGAG GAGATCCGTGTTCTCCAAGCCCACATCTCAGACACCTCGGTCATAGTCAAGATGGACAACAGCCGAGACCTGAACATGGACTGCATCGTCGCTGAGATCAAGGCTCAGTATGACGATGTTGCCAGCCGCAGCCGGGCCGAGGCTGAGTCCTGGTACCGTAGCAAG TGTGAGGAGATGAAGGCCACGGTGATCAGGCATGGGGAGACCCTGCGCCGCACCAAGGAGGAGATCAACGAGCTGAACCGCATGATCCAGAGGCTGACGGCCGAGATTGAGAATGCGAAGTGCCAG CGTGCCAAGCTGGAGGCTGCTGTGGCCGAGGCAGAACAGCAGGGTGAGGCGGCCCTCAGTGATGCCCGCTGCAAGCTGGCCGAGCTGGAGGGTGCCCTGCAGAAGGCCAAGCAGGACATGGCCTGCCTGCTCAAGGAGTACCAGGAGGTGATGAACTCCAAGCTGGGCCTGGACATCGAGATCGCCACCTACAGGCGCCTGCTGGAGGGCGAGGAACACAG GCTGTGTGAAGGTGTGGGCTCCGTGAATGTCT GTGTCAGCAGCTCCCGTGGCGGAGTCTCCTCTGGGGGCCTCTCCTATAGCACCACCCCAGGGCGCCAGATCACTTCTGGCCCCTCAGCCATAGGGGGCAGCTTCACAGTGATGGCCCCTGACTCCTGTGCCCCCTGCCAGCCTCGCTCCTCCAGCTTCAGCTGCGGGAGTAGCCGGTCTGTCCGCTTTGCCTAG
- the LOC126931047 gene encoding keratin, type II cuticular Hb5 isoform X2: MVFKVQFLSSSPSLSHCQDVDCAYLRKSDLEANVEALVEESSFLRRLYEEEIRVLQAHISDTSVIVKMDNSRDLNMDCIVAEIKAQYDDVASRSRAEAESWYRSKCEEMKATVIRHGETLRRTKEEINELNRMIQRLTAEIENAKCQRAKLEAAVAEAEQQGEAALSDARCKLAELEGALQKAKQDMACLLKEYQEVMNSKLGLDIEIATYRRLLEGEEHRLCEGVGSVNVCVSSSRGGVSSGGLSYSTTPGRQITSGPSAIGGSFTVMAPDSCAPCQPRSSSFSCGSSRSVRFA, translated from the exons ATGGTATTCAAGGTCCAATTTCTCAGCTCCAGCC CCTCTTTGTCCCACTGCCAGGACGTGGACTGCGCCTACCTGCGGAAATCAGACCTGGAGGCCAATGTGGAGGCCCTGGTGGAAGAGTCTAGCTTCCTGAGGCGCCTCTATGAAGAG GAGATCCGTGTTCTCCAAGCCCACATCTCAGACACCTCGGTCATAGTCAAGATGGACAACAGCCGAGACCTGAACATGGACTGCATCGTCGCTGAGATCAAGGCTCAGTATGACGATGTTGCCAGCCGCAGCCGGGCCGAGGCTGAGTCCTGGTACCGTAGCAAG TGTGAGGAGATGAAGGCCACGGTGATCAGGCATGGGGAGACCCTGCGCCGCACCAAGGAGGAGATCAACGAGCTGAACCGCATGATCCAGAGGCTGACGGCCGAGATTGAGAATGCGAAGTGCCAG CGTGCCAAGCTGGAGGCTGCTGTGGCCGAGGCAGAACAGCAGGGTGAGGCGGCCCTCAGTGATGCCCGCTGCAAGCTGGCCGAGCTGGAGGGTGCCCTGCAGAAGGCCAAGCAGGACATGGCCTGCCTGCTCAAGGAGTACCAGGAGGTGATGAACTCCAAGCTGGGCCTGGACATCGAGATCGCCACCTACAGGCGCCTGCTGGAGGGCGAGGAACACAG GCTGTGTGAAGGTGTGGGCTCCGTGAATGTCT GTGTCAGCAGCTCCCGTGGCGGAGTCTCCTCTGGGGGCCTCTCCTATAGCACCACCCCAGGGCGCCAGATCACTTCTGGCCCCTCAGCCATAGGGGGCAGCTTCACAGTGATGGCCCCTGACTCCTGTGCCCCCTGCCAGCCTCGCTCCTCCAGCTTCAGCTGCGGGAGTAGCCGGTCTGTCCGCTTTGCCTAG
- the KRT84 gene encoding keratin, type II cuticular Hb4, which produces MSCRSYRVSSGHRVGNFSSCSAMTPQNLNRFRANSVSCWSGPGFRGLGSFGSRSVITFGSYSPRRAAVGPRPGRCGVGFGAGCGMGFGDGRGVGLGPGAGSCVGLGFGAGSGIGYGFGGPGFGYRVGGVGVPAAPSITAVTVNKSLLTPLNLEIDPNAQRVKKDEKEQIKTLNNKFASFIDKVRFLEQQNKLLETKWSFLQEQKCVRSNLEPLFESYITNLRRQLEALVSDQARLQAERNHLQDVLEGFKKKYEEEVVCRANAENEFVALKKDVDAAFMNKSDLEANVDTLTQEIDFLKTLYMEEIQLLQSHISETSVIVKMDNSRDLDLDGIIAEVKAQYEEVARRSRADAEAWYQTKYEEMQVTAGQHCDNLRNTRNEINELTRLIQRLKAEIEHTKAQRAKLEAAVAEAERQGEATLNDAKCKLADLECALQQAKQDMARQLREYQELMNAKLGLDIEIATYRRLLEGEESRLCEGVGPVNISVSSSRGGLVCGPEPLVASSTLSRSGVTFSGSSSVCATSGVLASCGPNLGGAQVAPATGDLLSTGTRSGSVLISEACVPSVPCPLPTQGGFSSCSGGRSSSVHFVSTTTSRRTKY; this is translated from the exons ATGTCTTGCCGCTCCTACCGAGTCAGCTCTGGTCACCGGGTGGGCAACTTCAGCTCTTGCTCAGCAATGACACCGCAGAACCTGAACCGCTTCCGGGCCAACTCTGTCTCCTGCTGGAGTGGGCCCGGCTTCCGGGGCCTTGGCAGCTTTGGTAGTCGGAGCGTCATCACCTTTGGATCGTACTCACCCCGGAGAGCAGCTGTTGGCCCTCGGCCTGGCCGCTGTGGAGTCGGCTTTGGTGCTGGCTGTGGGATGGGTTTTGGTGATGGGAGAGGTGTTGGtctggggcctggggctggcagCTGTGTTGGTCTGGGCTTTGGAGCTGGCAGTGGCATTGGCTATGGCTTTGGTGGCCCTGGCTTTGGCTACAGAGTTGGAGGAGTTGGAGTCCCAGCAGCCCCATCTATCACAGCTGTGACTGTGAACAAGAGCCTGCTGACCCCCCTTAACCTGGAGATTGACCCCAATGCCCAGAGGGTGAAGAAGGATGAGAAGGAGCAAATCAAGACCCTTAACAACAAGTTTGCCTCCTTCATTGACAAG GTGCGGTTCCTAGAGCAGCAGAATAAGCTCCTGGAGACCAAGTGGAGCTTCCTCCAAGAGCAGAAATGTGTCAGGAGCAACCTGGAGCCACTCTTTGAGAGCTACATCACCAACCTGCGGAGGCAGTTGGAGGCGCTGGTCAGCGACCAGGCCCGGCTCCAGGCTGAGAGGAACCACCTGCAGGATGTCCTTGAGGGCTTCAAGAAGAA GTATGAAGAGGAAGTGGTATGTCGGGCCAATGCTGAGAATGAGTTTGTGGCTCTGAAGAAG GATGTGGATGCAGCTTTCATGAATAAGTCTGATCTCGAGGCCAACGTGGATACCCTAACTCAGGAAATTGACTTTCTAAAAACCCTTTACATGGAG GAAATCCAGTTGCTGCAGTCACACATCTCAGAGACATCGGTCATTGTGAAGATGGACAACAGCCGTGACCTGGACCTTGACGGGATCATCGCTGAGGTCAAGGCCCAGTATGAGGAGGTGGCCAGGCGCAGCCGGGCTGATGCTGAGGCCTGGTACCAGACCAAG taTGAAGAGATGCAGGTGACAGCTGGCCAACACTGTGACAACCTGCGCAACACACGGAACGAGATCAACGAACTGACCCGCCTGATCCAGAGGCTGAAGGCAGAGATTGAGCACACCAAGGCTCAG CGTGccaagttggaggctgcagtggccgAGGCCGAGCGGCAGGGTGAGGCGACCCTCAATGACGCCAAATGCAAGCTGGCAGACCTGGAGTGTGCCCTGCAGCAGGCCAAGCAGGACATGGCGCGGCAGCTGCGCGAGTACCAGGAGCTGATGAATGCCAAGCTGGGCCTGGACATCGAGATCGCCACCTACAGGCGCCTGCTGGAGGGCGAGGAGAGCCG gCTCTGTGAAGGTGTTGGACCGGTAAACATAT CCGTCAGCAGCTCCCGGGGAGGCCTGGTGTGCGGGCCTGAGCCTTTGGTTGCCAGCTCCACCCTCTCCCGCAGCGGGGTCACCTTCTCAGGCAGCAGCAGCGTCTGTGCCACCAGTGGTGTCCTGGCTTCCTGCGGCCCGAACCTGGGTGGAGCCCAGGTCGCCCCGGCCACTGGGGACCTGCTGAGCACTGGTACCAGGAGTGGCTCCGTGCTCATCAGCGAGGCCTGCGTCCCCAGCgtcccctgccccctgcccaccCAGGGGGGCTTCAGCAGCTGCAGTGGCGGCCGCAGCTCCAGCGTCCACTTCGTATCCACCACCACCTCCCGCCGGACCAAGTACTGA